A stretch of DNA from Cerasicoccus sp. TK19100:
GCGCGCTTCCCGGACTTCGGGGGCGACTTGCTGGAGCGGTATTACCCGCTGCTGTTGCGCCGCGAATCTACGCCCGGTCTGCACGACGATTTGCTGCGCCTGATTCGAGCGCACTTGACGCCATTCCTTGATCGCGTGCCGGGCGAGTATGCCTTGCGCATGCTGCGCTGTCCTTACCCGGCGGGCAAGGAGCTCGGCTGGGAAATCCTGCAGCGCCACGGCGGGCTCGACTCACTGACGATGCGCGAGCGCGTCGAGCTCGGGGGCAACGACATCCAGCGCGTCCGCGCGGCGGTCTGCGATTGGTATCGCGCCAATGCGGCGACGGTGTTCAACGAACTCGCCGAGGCCGTGCGCCTGGTCGATGTTTCCTGGGACGACACGCAGGAGTTTGCCATGGACTGGCTGCGCCAAAACGTGGCCGAGGCGCAGTGGACGCCGGAAATCCTCGTCAGTCTCTGCGACAGCAATACGCCCAAGGTGCAGGCTTACGGCAAAGAGCTGATCACGCGCACCTTTAAGAGTGAGGACGGCCCGCGCTACCTGCTGCGGCTCAGCCAGCACCCGGCGGCGAGCATGCAGATCTTTGCGGTCAATTATCTGGAGAAATACGCGGCTGGCAATGTGCAGCGCCTGGCCGAGCTGGAAGACTTTTTCGTGACCGTGCTCGCGCTCATTGATCAGGGGCGCATCGCCAAGACGCGGGTGTTCGCATTCCTGCAAAAAGAGGGCGAGCAGTCCAGAGAAGCCGCAGCGATCGTCATGCGCATTCTGGGCCGCCACTCGGCCACGGTTTCCGTGCTCGATAAGGCGGCCTGTATCGAGGCGATGGCAACGCTGCAAGCCGCGCATGCCGGGTTGGAGTCGCCGCTAACGCTCATGGAAACGGAGGCCGCCCGATGAATTTCGACTACCAATACCACGGCTCGTCATCGGTTTCCAACAGCGCTTCAGGCACGGGCATGAACTTTGTGCCGGATGCCACGCGCGAGCCGACGTTTTTCCGGGGCGAGCTCTCGCACAAGCTGCCGTTTCGCGAAGCGATTTCCGCGCTGCACGATGTGGTCGTGTCGGACCTGCGCTGGAAACCCAAAGACCGCGAGGACTACAAGGCGTGGGCCCAGGAACAGGAGGATATCTGGATCGCCGAAGCCGTCGCGGAGGGCCAGCAGGCGCAAGCGCGCATGGCCGAGGTCAACGACCGCTTGATCGAAATGCGCTCCCAGCGCGCTGCGGTGATGCAGCCGTTTTACGAAGCGCGGCAGAAGTATTTTAACCACCTCTACCAGGTGAACAAGGATTACTGGTTCGTGCTCGATCCGGTGATCACCGTGCACCCCGATTGCGTGTTCTTCGAGTGCTTCAGCCAGGACGAATCGACCTATGGCCGCTTGGCCTGCAAATACGACGTCTTCCAAAACGTGGGCGAGTTTGCCTGCGGCACGACGAACATCGATTACTCCGATTCGCTCTATCAGGAGTTTCAGAAAATTCGCGGCTATAAGACGACGCAGTTCGCGATTGATCCCAGCGGCTTCGAGGCGAAGACCGAGGGCGAGGACGCCTACAAGGAAGTCAAAATCGACCTGCCCGACAGCTGGGTCCGCGGCTTCCTGCAGGTGAGCTCCGCCATGACGCTGCCTGCGGCCACGGTGGAGCTCCACCCGATGGACGTCCACAATATCTGCTTCATGCTGCGGCGGCATAAGGAAAAACTCGGGCCGCGTTCGCTGCGTTTTATCCTGAAGCCCGGCCAGCCTGTCACCCTGCGCTTTGATCCGTGGAACTACGAGGTGCGCTGCCCGCGCTCGATCTACCATGGCAGCGAGGAGACCGAAGTGCGCATTTGGGGAAGGCGTCGTTTGCTGACCTTGCAGCGGCTCGTGCCGGTGGCCAAACGCTTCACCGTGCGCCTGCTCGGTTATGGCATGCCGTCGTTTTTCGAGGCTGACCTCGGCAACATGATCTACACGCTCGGCATCTCCGGGTGGACCGCCAACGACTGGTCGCGCATGGGCAACTTCGACCTCATGGCGCCGCGCCAGCAGGTTGATCAGCACACAGTCGATCAGGTTTACGCCGGGCTCAAGGCCACGTGGTTTGCCGAGCCCGATCAACTCGCGTCGCGTCTCGGGCTGGACCGCAGCATCGTGCTCGGTGCCTTGTCACTGCTCACGCAAGCCGGGCGGGTGATCTTCGACGCGCATGACGGTGTTTACCGCGTGCGCGAGCTGAGCCGCGAGCCCTTGTCGTTCGAGCAATACCGCTACGCCAACGAGCGCGAACAGAAGGCCTACGACCTCGTCGCCGCTGGCGCTGCTCAAGTCTGGGTGGAGGACCAGCAAGGCCGCAAGCAGATGAAGGGGCGCACAAACTTTAACGGCTACGTGCACGAAACGAAGCTCACCATCGACGCCGATGAGCGCATCGTGGCGGGGCAATGTAACTGTAACTTTTTTCAACAAAACGCATTGCGCCAGGGGCCATGCGAGCACATGCTCGCGCTCCGGATTGCGCATCAGCGAAAATCCTGATTCTTTGAAAACACTTTTAACAGAGGGAAGGTCCGCGAGACTTTGCAATCCGAGCGGTGGATCGCCGTTCATGCATACAGCCTTGCGACGCATCACTGGTCCAATCGCGACTGTGCCGCCCGCACCCACCTACCGCGTTTACCGTTCAGGCGCCTTGCGCCTAAACAGCGGTAGGTGGGTCGGGCGGCTTGAGTTGATCGGCCCAGTCCTGAGACTACGCGAAAGTCGCGGACCTTCCCCTGTTGCCTTTGTCGCATGATCTTTAACCGCCAGCCATCCAGCCGAGAGGAGCTCTACCAGCGCATCCGCGAGAGCTCGAAAGACGCGGTTATCCGCGAGGAAATGATCCGCCTTGGCTACTGGAAGCCCGACGCTGCCCAGCCGCAGCTCGCCAACGACTGGATGGAGGAGCATGCCGCGCTGACCAAGGAACTGCAGGAGCTCTACCGGCGCACCGCGCGCATGCAAAACCGCGAGCAGTTGCTGGCCGATATCCGCAAAAAGCGGATGGCGGAATCCCGCGAAAAGCAGAAGCAAAACAAGCTGCGCCGCGAGGCCGAGCGCAAGGCCCGCGCTGAGCGTTGGGCACAAACCCAGGCCAAGGACATTATCTACCTGGGCGAGGGCGTCTCGGGCGGCCTCAACGAACGCCAGACGCGGCCCGAGTTACTCGCGCAAAACCAGTTGCCGGTTTACATGGATGCCGAGTCGCTGGCGGTCGCCATGGGCATCAGCGTCGGCCAGCTGCGGTTCTTGTCCTTTCACCGCAAGGTCGCGAAGACGAGTCACTACCGCCGGTTTCTGTTGCCGAAAAAGTCCGGCGGCACACGCAAGATTTCCGCGCCGATGCCCCGCCTGAAGCGCCTGCAATATTGGATCCTGCACACGCTGCTTTACCAGCTCGACATCAGCGAGCAGGCGCATGGATTCGTGCCGGAGCGCTCGATTAAAAGCAACGCCCAGGCCCACGTCGGGCAGGACGTCGTCATCAACCTCGACTTCAAAGACTTCTTCCCGACGATCACCTATCCGCGGGTCAAAGGCCTGTTTGGCAAGCTCGGCTACTCCGAGCAGATCGCGACGATTTTCGCGCTGCTCTGCACCGAGCCGGAGATTCAGGAAGCGCAGATGGACGGCGAGTCGTGGTTCATCCAGCAGGGCGAGCGCAAGCTGCCGCAAGGCGCGCCCACGAGCCCCGCGATTACGAACATCATCTGCCGCCGCTTCGACCGACGCCTCCAGGGTGCCGCGCAAAAGCTCGGTTTTCAATTTACCCGCTACGCCGACGACTTGACGCTGTCCGCCTCGGGCGAGGCCGTGAAGGACCTCGGCCGCATGCTCTGGCAGACGCGTAAGATCATCGAGGAAGAGGGCTTCGTGCTCCACCCCGACAAGCTCCGCGTCATGCGCAAAGGCATGCGGCAGGAGGTGACGGGCATCGTGGTCAATGAAGGTCTCGGCGTCGAGCGGCACAAGCTGCGCGCGTTCAAGGCGCTCCTGTTTCAGATCGAAAAGGACGGCCCCGTAGGCAAGTCCTGGCAGGGCCAGAGCGACAACCTGCTCGAGCGCATCACGGGCTACGCGGACTTCATCGCCATGGTCGATCCGGCCAAGGGCAAGGCGTTCCAGACCCGCGTGGCCGCGATTTGTCAGAAGGAGCAATACCAGCGCCGCCCCAAGCCGGAGCCCAAGCCTAAGATTCCCCCGGCCCGGCGGCTCTCCAATCAGCCCCCGCCTTTGCCAACGACGCCGGGCAAGGCGTCACCGCCACCTTTGCCATCCAAGACCTCTGGCTCGCCAACTCCCAAGAAATCCTTCTGGGAAAAGCTGATGTTCTGGAAGAGCTGACCGCGACCATGGTGGCTTTCGCCAGTAGGGACGGTCTTTTACGGTCCCCAAAGCACGCCAGCCGAAGCAACTGAGCCAAAAGAACGTTTCCTACACTGGTGTTTCCAAAAAGCCTACTGCTTCTTTTTCAAAAAGCCCTATGCTGTGTTTTGGAAAAGACGCATGCTGTGTTTAGGAAACAACACTACTGTTGTTGAGGCAACACAGCCTGCTGTGTCGTCCTAACAACAGTAGTGGCTTTTTGAATTTGACCATGCGGCTTTTCAAACAACCACTCGCTGCTCCTCCGGCCAATACCCCAGGTTCGCTGAGCAAGGCTACGAGGTCCCCCCTTCCTTCCTGCATGATGCGCGCGCTGCTTTGGGGCTTCGCAATCCACTGCTTGAAGCCCCCTCTGCACACCCGGTGATGAACACGAACTTAGGGTGAAGTAATTTCATGTTTTCCCGGATGATTTGCGTACATAAAAATCACCCAATAGGAATACTAATTAACATAACCTCTTGACTCGCAGGCTCATCAAGTCAGCCTTAACTCAAAACAGACATGAGGTCGTACATGACAGATTTCATGTATGACTTACGTTTAGTGAAATGAAACCAAAGAATTTAAATATTATCGGATTAATCTTCGGAATCATTGGGGTTGTTATGATTTTTATCTGGGGTCCACCACAACCAAACTTAAGTCCAGAGGTATTTATTGAGGCAGATGGGTCTCCAGATCAAAACATAGAAAAAAGAAAGGAGTATGAACTCAAGTCCAGAGCAGGATTATTCTTTGTTCTCATTGGCTTCTTCTTTCAACTTGTTGCTACCTGGATATCTCCTTCATGCGGAGAAAAAACTAAGCCCGAAAAGATAGAATAACAAAAGGGGCTGAGCTGTCTTTTGAAGCAGAATCGAATAATTATCATTTGCTAACAAGCCGCCAGGAACGGGCAGAGCTATAACCAAGCTGGTAAGCAAATAAAGATTACCCCAAAAAGAAAGCCACTAAATCAGACGGCATAGGCAATGTCTTTCGGGCCCCTCGCTACGACCATTGCCAGCCTCCACGTTCTCTCAATAATGGAATTCTATGTTTACAGCTTAGATCTCGGAATCGGATACGGTTTGCATCCATTTGACATAGTCCATTTAGATGGGTGCGACGGTTTTTACGAAGAAACTCTAAGCCCAGAGATGAGCGGCACCGAACTTCACATTTTTTGCCAAATGAAGTCGCTGAAAAAGTGCCACAGCACTTCCGCCTTGATGAGCAAAGCAGATCTAAAGATCGTAAAGGTTGAATTAGAAGAGTGCAGCAGTACACATGGTATCAGCATGGTGACCGAGATTGTCTCATTGTCGGAGTATATCAAGATACCTGTTTTATTGAACGACTACCCTCAAGCGCCAATCATGGAATACATATTAAGAAGTCTTCAGGGCATCCCAGCCTTCAATAGGAAGGTAGAATTCTGCTGGCACGAATCCGTCGGTCTTTTCAATTCAGTGTTTGGATTTGAATTCGATAATCGATTTCGAGTTGTAGCTTTTAGAGGAAACGATAGTCCCTCGTACGTGTTGGATTTCTAGTTGAGAGTTGAGTTTGAGAACAAATCGTGTGATGCAATGTGTTATGCTTCGTTCTACGGCCATGGTAATCACTCACCGTTCTGCGGAATCAAAAGAAAGCAGAGTTGCCTGACCTTTCATTCCCCAAAAAAATCTTTCCGTGCCTGAACCTGACCCAGCGAAAATCTTAGCCTTTGCATCGCCAAAGGAACTCAGCCGGTGGTTGAAAAAGAATCATGCGACTGAGTGGGAGCTATGGGTGAAGATTTTCAAGAAGGGATCGGGATTACCCAGCGTGAATTGGGATCAAGTCGTGATCGAGTCGCTGTGCTGGGGGTGGATTGATGGCATTAAGAAGTCGCTGGACGACCAGGCCTACCTCCAACGCATTACCCCAAGGAGGCCTGGAAGCAATTGGTCCAAGCGCAACACGGAGCACGTGGAACGACTCATCGCCGAAGGGCGCATGGAAGAGTCAGGGCTGGCGCACGTTCGTGCCGCGAAGGAGGACGGCCGCTGGGAGCGTGCTTATGCGCCGGCCAGTGATATGGAGGTCCCAGCCGACTTCGTTGAAGCCCTGGAAAATCGACCCAAGGCCAAAGAGTTTTTCCAGACGCTAAACAAAGCCAACCGGTTTGCGATCGCCTACAGATTAACGACAGCCAAGAAACCTGAAACCAGGAAAAAGCGGTTTGAGCAATTCTTGGATATGCTTGAACGGGGGGAGAAGCTGCAATGAAGGCCTTAGCATGAAAATCAGCGATGTAGGTAGCTGACAGCCTGCATTGGCCGCGTTAGGTCCACGCGTTCGTTAGAGGCTATGGCTATTTTCAAGCTGTCGGCGGATAGTGCATCAAAGTCACCCTGGCAGCCTTTCGGATTCCCTGCTTGAGTTTCGGGAACAAATCGCCTTCATCGACAGACCACTTTTCCCATAACCATGAAAGCGATTTTCATCATTGGCGGCCTGTTGGTCGCGATTCTTAACGGTCTGACCTTTGTTCCGTCCCTCGCGGAGCAGGCCGTGGCCTTTAACGCATTGGCGATCATTGCTGGCGTCGGCCTGGCGCTGGCGGCGCTGGCCAAGTTCCCCGCGGCGACGCAACCGGCGGCGTCTGCCCCCGAGCCGGAACCCGCGCCCAAGCCGCTGGTCGAGTCCGCCCCGCCGCCCAAGGTGGAAAAGCCCGCCGAACCCGACCATGCCGAGCTGGTGCAGTTCCTCGCGCAGTTGCAGGAGAAGGGCCGCTTCATTGATTTCGTGATGGACGACGTCACCGCCTACACGGACGCCCAGGTCGGCGCCGCCGCGCGCGTGGTTCACCAAGGCTGCCAAAGCGTGGTTAAGGAAACGCTGGCCGTCGAGCCGGTCACGACCACCGCCGAAAACGCCAGCATCACACTGGAGTCCGGTTACGCCGTCGCGGATTACCGCCTCGTCGGCAAGGTCGCGGGCGAGCCGCCTTACACGGGCACTTTGCGCCACAAAGGTTGGCGCGCCACGTCGTTCAAGTTGCCCAAGGTCGTCGCCAAGGACGGCACCTTGCCGCCCATCGCCCCCGCGCAAGTGGAGCTGAAGTAAACGCGCCACCCCAGTCCGAAGCTACCCCGCCAACGACTAATTTGCCATGAGCACCACACATTGTTTGGGAATTGATTTGGGAACGAGTAACTCGGCGATGACGCTGACCTCGATTGACGCGCGCGAGCTGCGCGTGCTGCCCGTCACGCAGGCTTTCGGGCCCAACAGCGTCGGCGAGCAATCCGGTTTGCCCTCCGCGCTCTACCTGCCGAACGACGGCGAGTTCGAGCCCGACGCCTTCAACGTGCCGGGGCTGGATGCCGAGCAGCCGGGCATCGTCGGCCGTTTTGCCCGCGAGCATGGCGCGCAGGTCCCCGACCGTTTGGTGACGTCGGCCAAGAGCTGGCTTTGCCATAGCCAGATCGACCACCGTCAGCCGATCTTGCCGTGGGGATCGACTGTCGTGCCGACCGAGCAAAAGCTCTCTCCGATTACCGCCTCGCAGCGTTACCTCGAGGTACTCAAGGCAAGCTTTGCATCGCAAAGTGAATCGCTGGGCGCTTCGCTGGAGTCGACGCAAGTCGTGTTGACCGTGCCCGCCTCGTTTGACGAAGTCGCGCGCCAACTCACGCAGGAGGCCGCGCAAGCCGCGGGCCTCGGCGAAGTGATTTTAATGGAAGAGCCGCAGGCGGCGTTTTACGCGTGGCTCGAAAAGATGGGCGGCGATTGGCGCAACCACGTCACCCCGGGTGATCTCGTGTTGGTGTGCGATGTCGGCGGCGGCACGTCGGACTTCAGCCTGATCGCCGTGTCCGACGAAGGCGGCGACTTGCAACTGGAGCGCGTCAGCGTGGGTGAGCACATCCTGCTCGGCGGCGACAACCTGGACCTCGCGCTGGCCTACGCGCTGCGTGCGCAGATCGAAGGAGAGGGCGCCTCGATTGACGACTGGCAATTCCTCGCGCTAATTCACGCCGCGCGCGTTGGCAAGGAACAGCTCTTTGAAGACTTATCGCTGGCCGAAGTGCAGGTGGCCGTGCCGTCGCGCGGTTCGTCGTTGTTTGCCGGGACCGTGAGCACGGCGCTGCGTCGCGAGCTGCTGGAGCAGATCGCGCTCGAAGGCTTTCTGCCGCTGACTGCGCCCACCGACATGCCCGCTGCGCAAACCGGTGGCGGCTTGAAGGAATTTGGCCTGTCCTACGCGTCAGACCCGGTCCTGAGTAAGCATCTCGCGCGCTTCCTCAAGCGGAGCCTCGACAGCGTGCGCTCCAGCGAAACGCTGTCTGCGCTGTTGCCGGACGAGGCCTTGCAAGGTGAGCTGATCGTGCCGTCGGCCGTGCTCTTTAACGGCGGTTTCTTTAACGCCGATCCGGCTCGCGCCCGCGTGCTGGAGCTGTTGCGCTCCTGGGCAGGCGCGCGCGAAGTCCGCGAGCTGGCGGGTAGCGACTACGCCTTGGCGGTGTCTTATGGTGCCTGTTATTACGGGCTGAATAAACTGTCCGGCCAAGGGGTTCGCATCAAGGCGGGTGCGTCGCACAGCTACTACCTCGGCCTGGAAACGACGATGATGGCGATCCCGGGATTCAAGCCGCCGGTCAAGGGCGTGTGCGTGGTGCCGCAGGGTATGGAAGAGGGGACCGAAGCCGTGCTCGACGGGCAGGAGTTTGGCCTCGTGCTCGGGCAGGAGGTGAACTTCCGCTTCTTCAGCTCGACCGCCCGCGCCGGTGACGCCGTGGGCGCGGTCGTCGCGAACGCCGAGAAAGATTTGGAAGAAACTGCCTCGGTGCAAACGCAGTTGGAACCGGTCGACGGCATGTCGGTCGGCGAGGCTATCCCGGTCAAGCTCCACTCCCGTGTGACCGAGCTTGGTGCGCTGGAACTGTGGATGCAGCACACGCGGAGCGAGGCCAAGTGGAAGCTGGAGTTCTCGGTGAGGACCGCGTGAATTTTTTCTCCCGCAGAGGCGCTGAGTCGCAGAGATATGGTAAATACACTCCGCGCTTCTGCGCCTCTGCGGGATTTTCTTGTGATACATTATTTTAATGCCTGCTCGTTACACCATAGGAATTGATCTCGGCACGTCGAATTGTGCCTTGGCCTACATTGATACCGAGGCACCGACGCCGCGGACGCAGCTGCTCGAAGCGCCGCAGTATGAGTCGCTGGGTAAGTGGCGTGAGGATGCCGTGTTGCCGTCGTTCTGTTATTTCTTAACGGACGATGAGGCGCGTGAGCTGCATGGCGAAGAGCAGGCGGCGGATCAGATTTCGGACTGGTCGCGCTCGAGGGTCGTGGGGCTTTGGGCGCGGGAAATGGCGTCACTGGCGCCGGAGCGCGTCGCGTATTCCGCGAAGTCTTGGCTTTGCCATCGCGGGGTGGATCGCGAGAGCAAACTGCTGCCTTGGCAGTCGACCGTGTTGCCCGCTGAGCGCAAGCTGTCGCCGGTGGATGTATCGGCTGCCTACCTGAGCTACCTGCGCACCGTGTGGGATCAGCAGATGGCGGGCAAGGATAAGACGGCGCGCTTTGACCGGCAGGACATCGTGATCACGGTGCCGGCTTCGTTCGACAGTGATGCGCAGCGACTGACTCAGGAGGCGGCTGAGCGCGCGGGCTACCCGGCCTCGACGCGTTTGCTGGAAGAGCCACAGGCGGCGTTTTACGCCTGGCTGGAGCGTCATCCGGGTGCGGAAGAGCTGGCAGCAGCGTTCCCTAAGTTGGACGAGCGACCGGAGCTGGTGCTGGTGTGCGATATCGGCGGCGGAACGTCGGACTTTAGCTTGTTTGAAGTCACGGCGCCGGAGCAGGCAGGCGCGCTCCCCGCGATTCGACGGCTTGCCGTGAGTGAGCACATTTTGCTGGGGGGGGACAATCTGGACCTCGCACTAGCCAAGACGATGGAGGCACGGCTGACTGATGGCGGCGAACTTTCAACGAGCGCCTGGGCGCAACTGCTTTCGCAATGCCGCAGCTTGAAGGAACGGGTGCTGGCCGAGGCCTCCCCCGATCGCGATAAGAAGCTGCCGGTCTCGGTGACCGAAGGGGGATCTAGTTTGTTCGCCTCGGCGCGCAGTGCGGATATCACGCAAGGTGAGTTGCTGGACCTGTTGCTCGATGGCTTTTTCCCGGATTGCCCGGCGGACGCCAAGCCTACGCGCGAGCAGGGTGGTATTCGGGAGATGGGGCTGCCCTATGCACAAGACTCGGCGATCACGCGTCACTTGGCGGGCTTTTTGAACGGCCGGCGCGTCGATGCCTTGCTCTTTAATGGCGGCACGGTGGCGTCCTCGATTTTACGCGAGCGCCTTTGCTCGCAAGCGGCAAAGTGGCAGGATGAAGCGCAACCTAGCGTGCTGGCCAACGACGAGCCCCACCTGGCCGTGGCCCGTGGCGCGGCGCACTACCGCTACTGCGAGCGCGAGGCGGCCGGGGTGACGATTTCCGGCGGCAGCGGCCATGCGATTTATTTGGAAATCGAAGGCGTGGCCCCCAAGAAACTGCGCGGTAAGAAAAAGAAGAAGCAAGCCGCCGCGATGCGGACCGGCGTTTGCATCCTGCCGCAAGGCGCGGAGATCGAATCGCCGCAGCGACTTGTTGAGCACGACATCCAACTGTTGGTTGACCGGCCGGTGCGCTTTCAGGCGTGGACTTCGCCTTCGCGGCCGGATGACGCGGTGGGCGAGGTTGTTGATTTGAACGACGACGCCTTTCACCGATTGCCTGCGTTGTCGACGCTGGCTCAGTTGCCGCCTACGGTGGAGAAGCCCGCTGACGGCAAGCTCGCGGTTCACCTGATTGCCGAACTGAACAACCTTGGTCTGCTGCAAGTGGTTTGCGAGAGCGTGCGCCGCATAGGGGAGCGCCAGCGTCGCTGGGCGCTGGAGTTCAATCTTCGAGAAAAGCTGACTGGCGACGGCGCGCCGCAGAAGTCAACTGGTGGCGAAGACACCGGCGTATCGACCGAAGATCTGCAACGCGCACAGGCGATGGTAGTTGCTTGCTTTGGGATGCAAAGTAACTCTGCCGTGCAAAGTGAACCGGCGCGCTTACTTAAAAATTTAGAGGAAGCGCTGCGGCTGAAACGCAAGGAGTGGAACACTGCGCTGCTGCGAAAGCTATGGGAGCCCTTGGGCGAGGCGCTGACCAAGCGCGACATTTCGCTGGAGCACGAGCTGTCCTGGCTGATGGCGGCGGGCTTTGCGCTGCGGCCGGGCTACGGACACGCCTTTGATCAATACCGCATGCAGCGCCTGTGGTTTGTGCATGAGCTGGGGCTCGCGCACGACCGCGACAAGGCGATCCGCGAGCAGTTGTTTATCCTGTGGCGACGCACGGCAGGTGGGCTTGACCGCGAACAGCAGCTCACGCTTTACCGATACTGGCAGGAGAAAATTTACGAAGACACCAAACAGGGCTACGAACCGCTGCGCATGGCGGGTGCCCTGGAGCTGTTGCCCATTGAGGAACGCACCAAGCTTGCGCAGCATTGCCTGGCGCTGATCTCGGAGCGCGCGGAGAAATACTGTGATCACGCGATCTGGGCTCTGGGCCGTTTGCTCAGCCGCACGCCGCTTTATGGCGGCGAGGGCGCGATTCTGCCGGATGAATTAGTGGACGAGACATTTGGCCAATTGGAACCTTTGGCGTGGACCGGTTCGCTGGCTGGGCTGACCACCACCTTCGCGCAAGCCGCGCGCCGCCTCGATAGCCGGGACCACGATTTGCCGCCTGGGTTGCGTGAGCGTATTCTGACCAAGCTGCGCAGCTCGGGCGCGAGTGCGGAGCAAATCGAGCGCATTGAGACCTTTGTTCCCCTGGAGGAGAAAGATCGCCAGCAGCTCTTTGGCGAGTCACTGCCCGTTGGGCTACAGTGGTAGCATGGGGAGTGTCTGGGACTTTTAAAAAAAGACTGATACTCCCCTAGACCAAGTTTTTCGCGTAGCTGGCGATGGAGGCGATTTCGGCCAGGTCTACGTCGTCGATGGAGAACAAGGCCAGCAGTGCGATCATCGTTCCGGTGGCGAGAATCATGCCCGCCATAAACAGCCAGAACAGCAGCTGTTTATCGTAGATCAGGTGCATGAACCACAGGATGACGGCAAAGAATTTTACAATCGAAAGCACGACGAGAACCGTCATGACCAGCCATGAGGCCCAAGGCAGAAAGATGATCACGATCTCAATGCCGGTCAGCACCGCCAGCGCCATGGCGAGATTGAAGAAGGTGTGGTAGCGCGCGTTTTCGATGATCGCGGCTTCTTTCCAGGTGGTGGCTTGGGACATGGCTAGAAGATTAAAGTGAGCAAATTAAAAATTAAAGAGCGTGATAACTCGAAACTGGAAACTCGTAGCTATAATTCGATGTATTCGACGAGGTAAACGACGGTGAAAATGACGATCCAGACGATGTCGACGAAGTGCCAGTAAAGGCCGGCGATTTCGACGTCCATGGCGTTGCGTGCAGTCAGGCGGCCAGTGTAGCTGTAGATTAACATCGAGAACAGCCAGAGCACGCCGATGGCAACGTGGGTGCCGTGGGTGCCGGTCATCACGTAGAAAGTGGAGCCAAAGACGCTGTTCGACAGGCTGAGGCCGGGGACGACTTTCACCTGCTTGAACTCGTCGAGCTGGAAGCCGTAGTTGTTGTGTTTAAAGAAGTCTTTGGCGGCGGCCTTCATGCCTTCCATGCTGGTCGGTGCTGCGGCTAGGGT
This window harbors:
- a CDS encoding reverse transcriptase domain-containing protein; the protein is MIFNRQPSSREELYQRIRESSKDAVIREEMIRLGYWKPDAAQPQLANDWMEEHAALTKELQELYRRTARMQNREQLLADIRKKRMAESREKQKQNKLRREAERKARAERWAQTQAKDIIYLGEGVSGGLNERQTRPELLAQNQLPVYMDAESLAVAMGISVGQLRFLSFHRKVAKTSHYRRFLLPKKSGGTRKISAPMPRLKRLQYWILHTLLYQLDISEQAHGFVPERSIKSNAQAHVGQDVVINLDFKDFFPTITYPRVKGLFGKLGYSEQIATIFALLCTEPEIQEAQMDGESWFIQQGERKLPQGAPTSPAITNIICRRFDRRLQGAAQKLGFQFTRYADDLTLSASGEAVKDLGRMLWQTRKIIEEEGFVLHPDKLRVMRKGMRQEVTGIVVNEGLGVERHKLRAFKALLFQIEKDGPVGKSWQGQSDNLLERITGYADFIAMVDPAKGKAFQTRVAAICQKEQYQRRPKPEPKPKIPPARRLSNQPPPLPTTPGKASPPPLPSKTSGSPTPKKSFWEKLMFWKS
- a CDS encoding Hsp70 family protein produces the protein MSTTHCLGIDLGTSNSAMTLTSIDARELRVLPVTQAFGPNSVGEQSGLPSALYLPNDGEFEPDAFNVPGLDAEQPGIVGRFAREHGAQVPDRLVTSAKSWLCHSQIDHRQPILPWGSTVVPTEQKLSPITASQRYLEVLKASFASQSESLGASLESTQVVLTVPASFDEVARQLTQEAAQAAGLGEVILMEEPQAAFYAWLEKMGGDWRNHVTPGDLVLVCDVGGGTSDFSLIAVSDEGGDLQLERVSVGEHILLGGDNLDLALAYALRAQIEGEGASIDDWQFLALIHAARVGKEQLFEDLSLAEVQVAVPSRGSSLFAGTVSTALRRELLEQIALEGFLPLTAPTDMPAAQTGGGLKEFGLSYASDPVLSKHLARFLKRSLDSVRSSETLSALLPDEALQGELIVPSAVLFNGGFFNADPARARVLELLRSWAGAREVRELAGSDYALAVSYGACYYGLNKLSGQGVRIKAGASHSYYLGLETTMMAIPGFKPPVKGVCVVPQGMEEGTEAVLDGQEFGLVLGQEVNFRFFSSTARAGDAVGAVVANAEKDLEETASVQTQLEPVDGMSVGEAIPVKLHSRVTELGALELWMQHTRSEAKWKLEFSVRTA
- a CDS encoding YdeI/OmpD-associated family protein; its protein translation is MPEPDPAKILAFASPKELSRWLKKNHATEWELWVKIFKKGSGLPSVNWDQVVIESLCWGWIDGIKKSLDDQAYLQRITPRRPGSNWSKRNTEHVERLIAEGRMEESGLAHVRAAKEDGRWERAYAPASDMEVPADFVEALENRPKAKEFFQTLNKANRFAIAYRLTTAKKPETRKKRFEQFLDMLERGEKLQ
- a CDS encoding DUF2760 domain-containing protein, whose translation is MKAIFIIGGLLVAILNGLTFVPSLAEQAVAFNALAIIAGVGLALAALAKFPAATQPAASAPEPEPAPKPLVESAPPPKVEKPAEPDHAELVQFLAQLQEKGRFIDFVMDDVTAYTDAQVGAAARVVHQGCQSVVKETLAVEPVTTTAENASITLESGYAVADYRLVGKVAGEPPYTGTLRHKGWRATSFKLPKVVAKDGTLPPIAPAQVELK
- a CDS encoding SWIM zinc finger family protein, producing MNFDYQYHGSSSVSNSASGTGMNFVPDATREPTFFRGELSHKLPFREAISALHDVVVSDLRWKPKDREDYKAWAQEQEDIWIAEAVAEGQQAQARMAEVNDRLIEMRSQRAAVMQPFYEARQKYFNHLYQVNKDYWFVLDPVITVHPDCVFFECFSQDESTYGRLACKYDVFQNVGEFACGTTNIDYSDSLYQEFQKIRGYKTTQFAIDPSGFEAKTEGEDAYKEVKIDLPDSWVRGFLQVSSAMTLPAATVELHPMDVHNICFMLRRHKEKLGPRSLRFILKPGQPVTLRFDPWNYEVRCPRSIYHGSEETEVRIWGRRRLLTLQRLVPVAKRFTVRLLGYGMPSFFEADLGNMIYTLGISGWTANDWSRMGNFDLMAPRQQVDQHTVDQVYAGLKATWFAEPDQLASRLGLDRSIVLGALSLLTQAGRVIFDAHDGVYRVRELSREPLSFEQYRYANEREQKAYDLVAAGAAQVWVEDQQGRKQMKGRTNFNGYVHETKLTIDADERIVAGQCNCNFFQQNALRQGPCEHMLALRIAHQRKS